A genomic window from Fusarium oxysporum Fo47 chromosome VIII, complete sequence includes:
- a CDS encoding Neurochondrin-domain-containing protein: protein MAENTQSTASQPTDVNKIRSLLKAKDDTQRFVGLALLKSLLDSSEQLRQDEQTVQGLWSSLSPKFLDRLLRTGSKPSTQNSKEMLDLAVSVLYIFSILLPDQAKSDAKFINRIPLLVNAVLYSPEDTTKLILQLLHMLASSQQGAQEFIKVEDFSSLTEIAPSHAQVLDIFCFAWLNSMTTIEDPSTLVRQIDDTIQSLVSSFTGTDAVTLLEFLGYFLRHANSSILPQHPKWLKVVVSYIQNLVTSRPTPEARAAYTNATASILQAFPSEAPKLVFIDDKKDDKAFSYLLINLLLIDIRSSAPTLLEQLNKPEYPKVSTRLTSAFDVISIFIGYLVQCLEDESMETFFMTPENLLKLRKGISETMSLTAEYLRDRWDASVAGAMGLHPDARTGTIDTSAGVHHTLAWDSMRDNADDDMFILSAVRALALWLREEENDILRKEATGLMDMFMDLYKSSSQHKLDFRSPVLVALEGVTTLPKGRELLLVNEGWTILAHDLNSILQHASQTWGEQEVARATDIVRILLPIVEQESNGVPEAWMDLITSVAAWDVPDSGLPPQVQEAVISSLQLCCAVLVAANRGMRQRYKHSIAAIYGIASQLAKQVSQDNPEREMLEDVLATLGSLKQE from the exons ATGGCTGAAAATACACAAAGTACTGCTTCGCAACCAACAGACGTCAACAAGATACGATCActtctcaaggccaaagaTGATACCCAAAGATTTGTAGGACTAGCCCTCCTAAAATCTCTTCTCGACAGCTCAGAACAACTTCGCCAAGATGAGCAAACAGTTCAAGGTCTATGGTCCAGTCTCTCGCCCAAGTTCCTCGACCGACTACTACGCACAGGCTCAAAGCCTTCAACTCAGAATTCAAAAGAGATGTTGGATTTGGCTGTATCTGTCTTGTACATTTTCTCCATTCTTCTTCCCGATCAGGCTAAGAGTGACGCCAAATTCATCAACAGAATCCCCTTGCTCGTCAATGCAGTTCTCTACAG CCCTGAAGACACCACAAAGTTAATACTTCAACTACTACATATGCTAGCAAGCTCACAGCAAGGAGCACAAGAATTTATCAAGGTGGAAGACTTTAGCTCCCTTACCGAGATCGCTCCTAGCCATGCACAGGTTCTGGATATCTTTTGCTTTGCATGGCTCAATTCTATGACAACCATTGAAGATCCCTCTACGCTGGTGAGGCAGATTGACGACACGATTCAAAGTCTGGTCTCATCATTCACTGGAACTGATGCTGTCACTCTTCTCGAGTTCCTTGGTTACTTTCTTCGGCATGCCAACTCTTCT ATTCTTCCTCAGCATCCCAAGTGGCTCAAAGTAGTCGTTAGCTACATTCAAAACCTCGTCACAAGTAGGCCAACACCTGAAGCCCGAGCGGCATATACGAATGCCACAGCCTCGATACTCCAAGCTTTCCCGTCCGAGGCACCGAAGTTGGTGTTTATCGACGACAAAAAGGATGACAAGGCCTTCTCATACCTACTCATCAACCTCCTACTCATTGATATTCGCTCTTCGGCTCCCACTCTTCTAGAACAGCTAAATAAGCCCGAGTACCCCAAAGTCTCAACACGCCTCACATCTGCATTCGACGTCATCTCAATCTTCATTGGATACCTCGTGCAGTGTTTGGAAGACGAGTCCATGGAAACCTTCTTCATGACCCCTGAGAACCTCCTTAAGCTCCGTAAGGGCATTTCCGAGACAATGTCTCTCACAGCCGAGTATCTTCGCGATCGATGGGATGCTTCTGTTGCCGGAGCCATGGGACTACATCCAGACGCTCGTACTGGTACGATAGACACATCAGCTGGAGTCCACCACACACTCGCTTGGGACTCAATGAGAGAtaatgctgatgatgatatgtTCATACTTTCAGCTGTGCGAGCGTTGGCGCTCTGGCTGCGAGAAGAGGAGAATGATATCCTGCGAAAAGAGGCTACGGGTTTGATGGATATGTTTATGGATCTTTACAAATCCAGCTCTCAGCATAAACTCGACTTCCGATCTCCGGTCCTCGTGGCTCTCGAGGGTGTGACTACGCTACCCAAAGGTCGCGAGCTGTTGCTCGTCAACGAAGGGTGGACAATTCTCGCTCACGATCTGAACTCTATTCTGCAGCATGCCTCACAGACTTGGGGAGAGCAGGAGGTTGCTCGGGCTACAGACATTGTTCGCATTCTGCTTCCCATAGTTGAGCAAGAATCCAACGGTGTTCCTGAAGCTTGGATGGATCTCATCACTTCAGTGGCAGCATGGGATGTCCCTGACTCAGGATTACCACCCCAGGTACAGGAAGCAGTAATATCCTCTTTGCAACTTTGCTGCGCGGTGCTTGTAGCGGCGAACCGGGGCATGCGGCAGAGATATAAGCACTCTATTGCTGCTATCTATGGGATTGCGTCTCAACTTGCTAAGCAAGTCAGTCAGGATAACCCTGAGAGGGAAATGTTAGAAGACGTTCTTGCTACATTGGGTTCGTTAAAGCAGGAGTGA
- a CDS encoding major facilitator superfamily domain-containing protein, translated as MGLLRWPHKDKPPVLLKVRSSAGLIVTTCSFAIFTDIFLYGVIVPILPFSLQDRIGISTKRVQYWVSIALAVFGAALLAGSPVWGYLADRIHNRRVPMLIGLIVLCGATVFLCVGRTLALFMIGRALQGISAALTWTVGLALVVDTVDKEHIGKAMGWISTACSLGILVAPLLGGLVYGKGGYYSVFAMCFGLLAVDIVLRLIIIEVKDAKRWLDRAEPIAEADPERVVTEEPKIEKSKDNIAQQTGGQTKDVSDPSRSPIKTLVKLLGQPRFLAALWGTFVQALINTALESTLPLLTHEIFGWDSIGAGLIFLPVILPSFLGPVVGMVGDRYGPKWLASFGFLFATPFAVCLRFVDENTIQDKTLLCGLLAGVGIATACIFGPLMAEITWSVQGEDGTEGTGQIAQAYGLYNMAYSGGSLVGPIMGGMVKDSAGWATVGWSLGIVVFVSAIPTVLYTGGPLKVKLRGWG; from the exons TCTTCACT GACATCTTTCTGTATGGTGTCATCGTTCCCATACTTCCATTCTCTCTTCAGGATCGAATTGGTATCAGCACAAAAAGGGTGCAGTACTGGGTCTCCATAGCATTGGCCGTGTTTGGTGCTGCACTCTTGGCTGGTTCTC CTGTCTGGGGTTATCTAGCCGACAGAATCCACAACCGCCGGGTACCTATGCTTATAGGTCTTATTGTATTGTGTGGTGCTACCGTTTTTCTATGCGTAGGTCGCACGCTTGCTCTCTTCATGATCGGCCGTGCTCTGCAAGGTATATCGGCCGCACTAACATGGACTGTTGGCCTTGCACTTGTTGTCGATACTGTCGACAAGGAGCATATCGGCAAAGCCATGGGTTGGATCAGCACAGCTTGCAGTCTGGGCATCTTGGTGGCACCTCTACTGGGAGGTCTCGTATATGGAAAGGGAGGTTACTACTCCGTTTTCGCCATGTGCTTTGGCCTTCTCGCTGTTGACATTGTCCTGCGTCTTATCATCATCGAGGTCAAGGACGCCAAAAGGTGGCTTGATAGGGCGGAACCTATAGCCGAGGCAGATCCAGAACGTGTCGTAACGGAGGAACCGAAAATTGAGAAGAGCAAAGATAATATCGCTCAGCAAACAGGTGGGCAGACCAAGGACGTGTCAGACCCATCACGATCACCTATCAAGACACTCGTCAAGCTCCTGGGGCAGCCTCGATTCCTGGCTGCCCTGTGGGGAACCTTCGTCCAGGCACTTATCAACACGGCGCTCGAAAGTACTCTCCCCCTTCTCACACACGAGATATTTGGCTGGGATTCCATTGGAGCAGGACTAATATTCCTCCCGGTCATTCTGCCATCATTTCTGGGACCTGTGGTTGGCATGGTTGGCGATCGATACGGCCCTAAGTGGCTCGCTTCATTCggcttcctcttcgccaCACCCTTTGCTGTATGTCTGAGGTTCGTCGACGAGAATACGATTCAAGACAAGACCCTTCTTTGCGGGCTCTTGGCTGGTGTGGGCATCGCCACGGCCTGCATCTTTGGTCCCCTGATGGCCGAGATCACTTGGTCCGTCCAGGGCGAGGACGGCACTGAAGGTACGGGGCAGATTGCTCAAGCGTATGGCCTGTATAACATGGCATACTCGGGAGGGTCTCTGGTAGGACCTATAATGGGCGGAATGGTCAAGGATAGCGCTGGTTGGGCAACTGTCGGATGGAGTCTGGGTATAGTAGTGTTTGTGTCCGCTATTCCAACCGTTTTGTATACGGGCGGGCCACTGAAGGTCAAGCTTAGAGGTTGGGGGTGA